The nucleotide sequence GCGCGAGTACAATCGATTTTGTTACTGGGGAACGGTTCCTGTCGAACCCGGTAGAAGCAGTCTTTACACCTGCAGAAGAGCCCATGTGGGTGCTGGAAAACGCACCAGAAGGGGATCGGCGGGAAAAAGCATTCCGCGATCTCGAAGAACCAATCCACAATGGTGGCGATGCGGCCCAGCAGGCCAAAGCAGTGCAGTGGGTGCGTACTGGTGCCACGACTGACCGTCGGGCGTTGGTGCGTCTCGCAGCAATTGAGGCTGCTGCCAACTTTAAAGATCCCCAGGCCGCCGATATTCTGGTCGACGCCTATCGAAATGCCGCATTTAATGCCCCACCGACGACAGGATCGGCGGATGTTCAACCCGTTGCTGGTCTGGAAAAAGCAAACGAAGTGGCATCATTCACACCCGATACGATCACAACGATTCGTTGTCGCAGTCTGGCGGGGTTGGGCAAAATCCAAAGCCCCAAAGCACGTGAATTATTGATTGAAGTTGCCAAACAGCAACAAACTAACATCAACCCACAACAGAATCTGGACAGCCTGTCGCTCGCCCGCTTCAATGCCACCGTGGGGACAAACGAAACCGACCACCAGACCGTGCGTCTGGCAGCAATCCGCTCTCTTGGTGAATACCGGAATGACCCCGCTGCGATGCAGGCCCTGGTCGAGATTATGGAATCAGAACGGGATGTCGCACTGCGAAGCCGGGCCCACGAATCATTAGAAATGATGTCCGGCCAGAGCTTCCCCGCCGATCCCAAACCTTGGAAAGAGTGGCTGAATAGTAAACAAGGCACCCGATAGGGGGCAGATCCCTTGGCACGTTGACTTTTTGAATCCTGATTAATTCTAAATACATTCATTGTTTCCTGGAATAGCCCAACCAGCATACTCAGTTCCTTTTGTGTTGCAATGAGTAGTACTTGATCGTACTATTCTGCTACAATATCTCAAATTGCTTTTCCTGGGACAGATAGCCCCAAGCAGGAAACATGTCGAATCCAAATAATGAACCGGTTACAGAAACACTGACCAATCGTCCCATTGCACCACCACAGCAGCTTGAAACGCATCTGGGGCACACGACGGAATCAGCACATGATGCCATTCCTTTTGCCCCACCGTTAGCTGCGGGGGAACTTGGCAGATTGGGCAAGTATCGTATTATCAGAGAACTGGGCCATGGTGGTATGGGGGCAGTATATCAGGCACACGATGAGCACCTTGACCGTGATGTCGCACTGAAAGTAATGCTACCCACTGCTGCAAAGAAAGAGATTGCGAAAACCCGATTTTTGAGAGAAGCACGGGCTGCCGCAAAAATTGACAGTGATTACGTTGTTGCCATCTATGAAGCAGCCGAAATTGACGGCGTTCCCTACATTTCGCAACAATTGCTGAAAGGTTGTCCTCTCGATGAATATCTGGTCAGCAAGGGCTCACTTTCAATTCCAGAGATTATTCGGATCGGACGTGATGTGGCCCGTGGTTTGGCAAAAGCACACGAACTTGGGTTAATCCACCGCGACATTAAACCAGGAAACCTCTGGTGCGAAGTTCCTGATGGCCGCATCAAAATATTGGATTTTGGGCTGGCGAAATCTTTTGCAGATAATGGCCCAGAGGTAACCAGTAATGGTTCAATTCTGGGGACACCTGCCTATATGTCGGTGGAGCAGGCAAGTGGCGAACAGCTCGACGGACGCTCGGATCTCTTCAGCCTGGGTGCAGTTCTCTATCGACTTGTTACAGGTCAAACTCCATTTCCTGGTAATCATCCAGGTCAGGTGCTGAAGGATTTACTAATAAAAGAACCAACACCGATTCTAGATTTACAACCGAATATTCCACCAGAACTGGCAAATTTCATTCATCGACTGTTGGCTAAGAATCCTGATCAGCGTCCCCAGACTGCTCAGGATGTTGAAAGCGAATTGAGCCAGTTGTTGCGATTTTGGGAGCCTTTGGAGAATCGAACAGTAACTTCCGCAAACATTACATCCACAGTACTTCCACTGGCAGGACAGGCAACAGCAGTAGACTCTATTGCCAATAAACCTACTGTCGACATGCCGTCCAGCGTAAAGAAAAATACTTTTTTTCGAATACTACTTTTTCTCGTTCCACTGCTGATCGTGGTAGCGGGTGGCTACATCATCATCAAAATCACTAACAAGGATGGCACGGTAACCGAGTTAAAGGTCGACGATCAATCGAAGATCGAAATCGATGGCAGGATTGTGACGCCTGAACCACCGAAGCCAGAACCCAAGAAACTCATTCGTGATTACGATCCTGAATACAAGTGGCTGGCAGCTCTACCTGCAGAAGAGCAGGTAAAAGAACTCAGCGAAGAATTGAAGCGACTCAATCCTGGCTTTGATGGGAAGCTGGAACCGACCATCGAGAAAAATAAAGTAATTTACCTGAAATTTTTTACGATGAAAGTTTCAAATATTGCTCCATTGAAGGCTATAAATAGTCTTGTTAGTTTACAAATGACTGGAGCTAATGCTTATGATCCGGGGAAATTAGCAGATATTTCCCCACTTAAAGGACTGAAATTAGAAGTGCTTTATATTGGATCTAATCCCATCACTGATCTGTCTCCACTACAAGGGATGCCGATCAAATGGCTGGATCTCTGGGCCTGCCCTTACAAAGATTTGATGCCACTGGAGGGTATGCCGCTGACATGGTTAAATCTGGGTGGTGCGAATCAGAACCCTGATCTGTCGCTGTTGAAGAAATTACCACTTGAATTCCTGGGTATGAACACATCGCAAGTCAGCGATCTTGAACCTTTGACTTCGCTTCCTCTCAAAACGCTTCATTGTTCAAATACAAAAGTCCAAAGTTTAAAGCCGCTGGAAAACATGAAGCTTCAGAAGTTAACATTAACAAATACACTCGTTGCAGATTTGTCGCCGATCAAAGAGTTAAGCTTGGTTTTTCTGGAGTGTGATGGCTCGAAAGTAACCAATTTAGCACCAGTCAAAGGAATGCCTTTAAAAACCATCCGCTGCAATTTCAACTATCAGCGCGATTGCCAGTTGCTTCGTGAGATCAAAACACTGGAGAAAATTAATGACCGACCTGCAGCAGATTTCTGGAAGACCATGGAACTGAGCCAGCTACCCCCAGTAGAAGGCCCGGCGGCAGATCGTCGAGCAGCCGAGTGGGTGCTCTGCCATGGTGGAACGGTAGGAATTAAAAATGTCGGTGATATTAAAGCAATGATCGATCTTCCAAAAGCAGATTTTGAAATTACACACATTAAAATGCATTGGATGAGAATTAACGATGATGAATTATTAATCCTTAAAAATTTAAAGTCGCTTGTTTCCTTCCAGACACAGGTTGCATTAATAACCGATGATGGACTAGCACATTTAAAGAACATCACTTCACTAAAAGAGATAACTCTCCTCGGATCGATTGTTACTGATGTCGGTTTGGCACAGTTGAAGGGCTTGCCTAATCTTGAATGGTTAAACGTGAGTGGCACTAAAGTTGGAGATGCTGGACTGGAGTATCTGAAAGAAATCCCGTCTCTTCAAGCAATACAAATGGAGGCAACCCCAGTAACGGATGAAGGACTGGTCCACATCAAGGATTTCAACAATCTCGGTCTGTTATTCCTGGGCAGCACGAGAGTAAGTGACGAAGGACTAGTCCACC is from Zavarzinella sp. and encodes:
- a CDS encoding protein kinase; the protein is MSNPNNEPVTETLTNRPIAPPQQLETHLGHTTESAHDAIPFAPPLAAGELGRLGKYRIIRELGHGGMGAVYQAHDEHLDRDVALKVMLPTAAKKEIAKTRFLREARAAAKIDSDYVVAIYEAAEIDGVPYISQQLLKGCPLDEYLVSKGSLSIPEIIRIGRDVARGLAKAHELGLIHRDIKPGNLWCEVPDGRIKILDFGLAKSFADNGPEVTSNGSILGTPAYMSVEQASGEQLDGRSDLFSLGAVLYRLVTGQTPFPGNHPGQVLKDLLIKEPTPILDLQPNIPPELANFIHRLLAKNPDQRPQTAQDVESELSQLLRFWEPLENRTVTSANITSTVLPLAGQATAVDSIANKPTVDMPSSVKKNTFFRILLFLVPLLIVVAGGYIIIKITNKDGTVTELKVDDQSKIEIDGRIVTPEPPKPEPKKLIRDYDPEYKWLAALPAEEQVKELSEELKRLNPGFDGKLEPTIEKNKVIYLKFFTMKVSNIAPLKAINSLVSLQMTGANAYDPGKLADISPLKGLKLEVLYIGSNPITDLSPLQGMPIKWLDLWACPYKDLMPLEGMPLTWLNLGGANQNPDLSLLKKLPLEFLGMNTSQVSDLEPLTSLPLKTLHCSNTKVQSLKPLENMKLQKLTLTNTLVADLSPIKELSLVFLECDGSKVTNLAPVKGMPLKTIRCNFNYQRDCQLLREIKTLEKINDRPAADFWKTMELSQLPPVEGPAADRRAAEWVLCHGGTVGIKNVGDIKAMIDLPKADFEITHIKMHWMRINDDELLILKNLKSLVSFQTQVALITDDGLAHLKNITSLKEITLLGSIVTDVGLAQLKGLPNLEWLNVSGTKVGDAGLEYLKEIPSLQAIQMEATPVTDEGLVHIKDFNNLGLLFLGSTRVSDEGLVHLKDCKKLKHLDLNHTKVTAEGVKTFAAAMPQCRIISDFGVFEPKIK
- a CDS encoding HEAT repeat domain-containing protein, with protein sequence MRRWLMRLFAVTICGASGCASTIDFVTGERFLSNPVEAVFTPAEEPMWVLENAPEGDRREKAFRDLEEPIHNGGDAAQQAKAVQWVRTGATTDRRALVRLAAIEAAANFKDPQAADILVDAYRNAAFNAPPTTGSADVQPVAGLEKANEVASFTPDTITTIRCRSLAGLGKIQSPKARELLIEVAKQQQTNINPQQNLDSLSLARFNATVGTNETDHQTVRLAAIRSLGEYRNDPAAMQALVEIMESERDVALRSRAHESLEMMSGQSFPADPKPWKEWLNSKQGTR